In one window of Desulfarculaceae bacterium DNA:
- a CDS encoding C-type lectin domain-containing protein, which yields MPIARVSALRYLLLVVLSTLCLTLINPPIASTAAVGSSTGRPQACRQMLIYPTNYYGPVQRVQLSQSAANIKHMYWYKKTGGIQRLLITYNNDRKQEIRLMWNPDAIKGFSFWCHTGNQCVKVPGLENQEYILNFMAHFKNQPTHLSCSTYKKGGFPGQVIFNNFNGNGVDINPPQKTTFHLNGRCRITEMQTFHHNRYRGKVPGKIFIRGINGTKGSWAFKARPGLSSWQKYFLPNCNWIVNPANLVLGPGDYEIDVSDRASWSHNPVSKNQGYAIVWGTCQAAPPPPPQPSPWTAWRGHNYRVITTKMTWNQAQAYAQKLGGHLVTISDQAENQFVSDLARAKGAGQQYWIGFTDQGSEGRWRWVNNQKITYTNWHSGEPNNAHGSENCAEVGYHSKYTWNDTSCGEKNGFVVEAE from the coding sequence GTGCCTATCGCCCGCGTGTCCGCGCTCCGCTATCTGTTGTTAGTCGTCCTCTCCACTCTCTGCCTGACCCTGATAAACCCGCCTATCGCCAGCACGGCGGCCGTGGGCTCCTCCACCGGGAGGCCCCAGGCCTGCCGCCAGATGCTCATCTACCCGACCAACTACTACGGCCCGGTGCAGCGGGTGCAGCTCAGCCAGTCCGCCGCCAACATCAAGCACATGTACTGGTACAAGAAGACCGGCGGCATCCAGCGCCTGCTCATCACCTACAACAACGACCGCAAGCAAGAAATCCGCCTGATGTGGAACCCGGACGCCATCAAGGGCTTCAGCTTCTGGTGCCACACCGGCAATCAGTGCGTTAAGGTGCCGGGCCTGGAGAACCAGGAATACATCCTCAACTTCATGGCCCATTTCAAGAACCAGCCCACCCATCTCTCCTGCTCCACCTACAAGAAGGGCGGCTTTCCGGGCCAGGTCATATTCAACAACTTCAACGGCAACGGGGTGGACATCAATCCTCCCCAGAAGACCACCTTCCACCTGAACGGCCGCTGCCGGATCACCGAGATGCAGACCTTCCACCACAACCGCTATCGGGGCAAGGTGCCGGGCAAGATCTTCATCCGGGGGATCAACGGCACCAAGGGCTCTTGGGCCTTCAAGGCCCGGCCGGGCCTGAGCAGTTGGCAAAAATACTTCCTGCCCAACTGCAACTGGATCGTCAACCCGGCCAATTTGGTCTTGGGGCCGGGCGATTACGAGATAGACGTGTCCGACCGGGCCTCCTGGTCGCACAACCCCGTGTCCAAAAACCAGGGCTACGCCATTGTGTGGGGCACCTGCCAGGCCGCGCCCCCGCCGCCCCCGCAGCCCTCGCCCTGGACCGCCTGGCGGGGGCACAACTACCGGGTGATCACCACCAAGATGACCTGGAACCAGGCCCAGGCCTATGCCCAAAAGCTGGGCGGCCATTTGGTGACCATCTCCGACCAGGCCGAGAACCAGTTCGTCAGCGACCTGGCCCGGGCAAAAGGCGCCGGCCAGCAATACTGGATCGGCTTCACCGACCAGGGCAGCGAGGGGCGCTGGCGCTGGGTCAACAACCAAAAGATCACCTACACCAACTGGCACTCCGGCGAGCCCAACAACGCCCACGGCAGCGAGAACTGCGCCGAGGTGGGCTACCACAGCAAGTACACCTGGAACGACACCTCTTGCGGCGAAAAGAATGGCTTCGTGGTGGAGGCTGAGTAG
- a CDS encoding LysE family translocator, whose protein sequence is MSWELYTAFVAASALVLVIPGPTVMLVTSYALGQGRGTAWYTAVGVGLGDLTALSLSLAGMGALLAASAAAFSLLKWAGAAYLIYLGLRMWRSGSAFAPRSGAAPSGRSMLARAYVVTALNPKSIVFFVAFLPQFVDPALPPWPQLMLMAASFVILAVANAVLYACAAGSLARMLARPGRDRLLGRVGGGVLMGAGLITALWRRA, encoded by the coding sequence ATGAGTTGGGAGCTTTACACCGCCTTTGTGGCGGCCAGCGCCTTGGTGCTGGTGATTCCCGGACCCACGGTGATGCTGGTGACCAGCTACGCCCTGGGCCAGGGGCGCGGCACGGCCTGGTACACCGCCGTGGGCGTGGGCCTGGGCGACCTCACCGCGCTCAGCCTCTCCCTGGCCGGGATGGGAGCCCTGCTCGCCGCCTCGGCCGCCGCCTTTTCCCTGCTCAAATGGGCCGGGGCCGCATACCTAATCTATTTGGGCCTGCGCATGTGGCGCTCGGGCTCGGCCTTCGCGCCCCGGAGCGGCGCGGCCCCCAGCGGGCGCTCCATGCTGGCCCGCGCCTACGTGGTCACCGCTTTGAACCCCAAGAGCATCGTCTTTTTCGTGGCCTTTTTGCCCCAGTTCGTGGACCCGGCCTTGCCCCCCTGGCCCCAGCTGATGCTCATGGCGGCCAGCTTCGTGATTCTGGCCGTGGCCAACGCGGTGCTCTATGCCTGCGCGGCGGGCAGCCTGGCCCGGATGCTGGCCCGCCCCGGCCGCGACCGCCTGCTGGGCCGGGTCGGCGGCGGGGTGCTCATGGGCGCGGGGCTCATCACCGCGCTGTGGCGGCGGGCGTGA
- the mnmE gene encoding tRNA uridine-5-carboxymethylaminomethyl(34) synthesis GTPase MnmE, with translation MATASGAGGIGILRISGPQARAVGERLFRPLGEGPAPAEEPRRLVLGRALDGEGRELDQVLAVFFAAPRSYTTEDVFEIQAHGGPAVLKELLAAALSAGCRLARPGEFTLRAYLGGRLELSQAEAVGQLINAHSGAEARLALAGLAGGLARRLAPVRAALTSAAAAVEAAIDFPEEAGEIAGAPVAAGLREGVVAPLDKLVAERAARRVWREGALVVLCGRPNVGKSSLFNALLGSERAIVTSIAGTTRDAIEEAAILGGVVCRLTDTAGLGLEPGELEELGRAAARERLGAADLALVVLDQAAPLSDEDRAVLAATEGVPRVIAANKSDLDAAWPLGEAGEGALSVSAKTGEGLTELAEALGGALTKGEAEPAPGEAVAGKRQAEALAASAEASRRALAGLESEDPQMELISLDLAVALAFLGEVDGIDAPEAVIEAIFDDFCVGK, from the coding sequence ATCGCCACGGCCAGCGGGGCAGGGGGCATCGGCATCCTGCGCATCTCCGGGCCCCAGGCCCGCGCGGTGGGGGAGCGCCTGTTCCGGCCGCTGGGGGAGGGCCCTGCGCCCGCCGAGGAGCCCCGCCGCCTGGTGCTGGGCCGCGCTTTGGACGGCGAGGGACGCGAGCTGGACCAGGTTCTGGCCGTGTTTTTTGCCGCGCCCCGCTCCTACACCACGGAAGACGTATTCGAGATACAGGCCCACGGCGGCCCGGCGGTGCTCAAAGAGCTGCTGGCCGCGGCCTTGAGCGCGGGTTGCCGCCTGGCCCGGCCGGGCGAGTTCACCCTGCGGGCCTATCTGGGCGGCCGTTTGGAGCTTAGCCAGGCCGAGGCGGTGGGGCAGCTGATCAACGCCCACTCGGGGGCCGAGGCCCGTTTGGCCCTGGCCGGTCTGGCCGGAGGCTTGGCCCGGCGGCTGGCCCCGGTGCGCGCTGCGCTAACCAGCGCGGCGGCGGCGGTGGAGGCGGCCATCGACTTCCCCGAGGAAGCGGGCGAGATCGCCGGGGCTCCGGTGGCCGCCGGGCTGCGCGAGGGAGTCGTCGCGCCCCTGGACAAGCTGGTGGCCGAGCGCGCCGCGCGGCGGGTTTGGCGCGAAGGGGCCCTGGTGGTGCTCTGCGGTCGGCCCAATGTGGGCAAAAGTTCCCTGTTCAACGCGCTTTTAGGCAGCGAGCGGGCCATCGTGACCAGCATCGCGGGCACCACCCGCGACGCCATCGAGGAGGCGGCGATCCTGGGGGGCGTGGTCTGCCGCCTCACCGACACCGCCGGCCTGGGCCTGGAGCCTGGCGAGCTGGAGGAGCTGGGGCGGGCGGCGGCTCGCGAGCGCCTGGGCGCGGCGGATTTGGCCCTGGTGGTGCTGGACCAGGCCGCGCCGCTGAGCGACGAAGACCGGGCGGTGCTGGCCGCCACCGAGGGGGTGCCCCGGGTGATCGCGGCCAACAAGAGCGATCTGGACGCGGCCTGGCCCCTGGGCGAGGCGGGGGAGGGCGCCCTGAGCGTGAGCGCCAAGACCGGCGAGGGACTCACCGAGCTGGCCGAGGCGCTGGGAGGGGCGCTCACCAAGGGCGAAGCCGAGCCCGCCCCCGGCGAGGCGGTGGCCGGCAAGCGCCAGGCCGAGGCCCTGGCCGCCAGCGCGGAGGCCTCGCGCCGGGCCTTGGCCGGGCTGGAGAGCGAAGACCCTCAGATGGAGCTGATCTCGCTGGATCTGGCCGTGGCCCTGGCATTTTTGGGGGAAGTGGACGGCATCGACGCGCCCGAGGCGGTGATCGAGGCCATTTTCGACGATTTCTGCGTGGGGAAGTGA
- a CDS encoding restriction endonuclease, translating to MVWVFYGLICGGIAFGIVKALTVKVRYSAYNQRLKLYLDGRDTAFKEGILQGRNWLAEFIAEAERVLDLRDDYLKNKKHPARKAAKVVSEVKKEKKELQKQYKFLEYQLKSYEEYFPVLVDFRDAILDETIPLSANAANAEGLESADPTTKFLSNQEWNSLDETERNQLALDRYVDRPKANWEIGRFYERYLGYLREQEGWDVAYFGALKGFEDLGRDLICKRDKVVEIIQAKCWSASKTIHEKHVFQLYGTTLLYRMQNPTEKVTPVLVVTTELSEVANKAAEELGVRVELVPLKFDYPKIKCNINRSTGERIYHLPFDQQYDRVKIDQAGECYVMTVAEADELGFRRAWRFKGTIKAN from the coding sequence ATGGTTTGGGTGTTTTATGGCTTAATTTGTGGTGGTATTGCCTTTGGAATCGTAAAAGCCCTAACTGTTAAAGTTAGATATAGCGCATATAATCAAAGACTTAAACTATATTTAGACGGTAGAGATACCGCCTTCAAAGAAGGCATTCTACAAGGCCGCAACTGGCTCGCAGAATTTATCGCCGAAGCTGAGCGTGTTTTAGATCTCCGGGATGACTATCTTAAAAATAAAAAGCACCCTGCGCGGAAAGCTGCGAAAGTTGTATCAGAGGTAAAGAAGGAAAAAAAGGAACTGCAAAAGCAATATAAGTTCCTAGAATATCAATTGAAAAGTTATGAGGAATACTTCCCTGTACTTGTAGATTTTAGAGATGCAATTCTCGACGAAACAATCCCGCTCTCGGCAAACGCCGCAAATGCGGAGGGACTGGAATCTGCTGATCCAACAACAAAATTCTTGTCAAACCAAGAATGGAATTCTCTTGATGAAACAGAAAGGAATCAACTTGCCCTCGATCGTTATGTTGACCGCCCCAAAGCCAACTGGGAAATAGGTCGGTTTTATGAAAGGTATCTTGGATACCTTCGTGAACAAGAGGGATGGGACGTCGCATATTTCGGTGCGTTGAAAGGTTTTGAGGATCTTGGCCGCGATTTAATTTGTAAACGGGACAAGGTTGTCGAAATCATTCAAGCTAAGTGTTGGAGTGCTAGCAAGACAATTCACGAAAAGCATGTTTTTCAGTTGTATGGCACTACCCTTTTGTATCGAATGCAAAATCCAACAGAAAAAGTAACTCCTGTTCTTGTCGTGACGACGGAATTGTCAGAGGTGGCTAATAAGGCTGCCGAAGAGCTTGGGGTTAGGGTTGAGCTCGTTCCTCTCAAATTTGACTACCCCAAGATCAAGTGCAACATCAACCGGTCTACCGGTGAGCGTATATACCACCTTCCCTTTGATCAACAGTATGACCGTGTAAAAATAGATCAAGCAGGAGAATGCTACGTTATGACAGTAGCAGAGGCCGACGAGCTCGGTTTCAGGAGGGCATGGCGCTTTAAGGGGACCATCAAGGCGAATTAG
- the rsmG gene encoding 16S rRNA (guanine(527)-N(7))-methyltransferase RsmG, translated as MSEGIENNEIQFNALIAELLRWNRTHNLTGHRTAEEAELNLIQDSLALVPHIRGNTLLDIGSGAGFPGLVLALALPELHVTLLEPRAKRISFQKHVVRTLGLEGRAHPVQGRAGEDLLEQRFDTITLRAVTDIPGSLALARPYLADGGAILLARAQKDAAEARQRGLEVVEYTLGGKTAPRIIAIYT; from the coding sequence TTGTCCGAAGGAATAGAAAACAATGAAATTCAGTTTAATGCTCTGATTGCCGAACTCCTCCGCTGGAACCGCACGCACAACCTCACCGGCCACCGCACCGCCGAGGAGGCTGAGCTAAACCTTATTCAAGACTCTCTTGCTCTTGTTCCCCATATTCGCGGCAATACGCTCCTGGACATCGGTTCGGGGGCAGGCTTCCCCGGCCTGGTGCTGGCCTTGGCCCTTCCCGAGTTGCACGTGACACTTTTGGAGCCCCGCGCCAAGCGCATCTCCTTTCAGAAACACGTGGTGCGCACCCTGGGCCTGGAGGGCCGGGCGCACCCGGTGCAGGGCAGGGCGGGCGAGGATCTCCTGGAACAGCGCTTCGACACCATCACCCTGCGCGCGGTCACCGACATCCCCGGCTCCTTGGCCCTGGCCCGGCCCTACCTGGCCGATGGAGGGGCCATCCTGCTGGCCCGGGCCCAAAAGGACGCCGCCGAGGCCCGCCAAAGGGGCCTTGAGGTGGTGGAGTACACTCTGGGCGGCAAAACAGCGCCCCGTATAATCGCTATCTACACGTAA
- a CDS encoding PAS domain S-box protein, protein MARPLVELNRICEELRPILARNLPPNRQGRALIATVGGLLGASGGAVCAWERGGQLSLTATWGLPPAGARRLRTISQAPPACPGEPLGRIGWVVISPKSREAANSGWPLLDKLLADLGQRQHLAVWPLSRPSGSGLALLRFKEAPAWSADFGHAASNLLAGAVEHVLLQAQLSHRQGDYSRIFANSRDMIYLSTRDGRWVDVNPAGVELLGYDSAEDLLSTPDSAQKAYLNPADRQAFQAAIEKDGFVKDYEVSFKKKDGTPIEVAITASVRQRNGSVVGYEGIIKDITASKRAQAQAQAEHSLVASILEVMPVAIFVVDRAHKVIHWNKACEELTGWDRDNILGTDQVWKVFKRPKGVSLADVVVMDDPAQLQANYGKENLRRSPLAPEAWEAEKFFEELGGKPRELFFTAAPLRDNAGNVTGAVEAIVDTTETKELQRKLAESEALYRTLVESNREGIVLHDYKRFVFANQSFLECFGLGRLDQAGSDFLELLADSCRRQYLEWMRSVERGEAAQVFEGQGIRPDGLFDLEVTATPCPYRGASAILFTTRDVTMRKSMEEQLIRSERLAATGKLAFDIAHEVNNPLGGILTYAHLLLEDVKDQGEVSPTVDKIIKLTNRCKIIVRGLLDFARQDTPEKEPMDLNRVLLDMLSLMDGHMILRRVEIKQNWQHGLPVFWGQRAKLEQVFLNMLINAAEAMEGEGVLELSTAHDEEAEEIRVVFSDNGPGMDEEVARRIFEPFFTTKPRGRGTGLGLAISHGIIQQHGGRVEVDTAPGQGCTFSIILPLNDA, encoded by the coding sequence TTGGCTAGGCCGCTGGTCGAACTGAACCGGATCTGCGAAGAGCTCCGGCCCATCCTTGCCCGCAATCTGCCGCCCAACCGGCAGGGCCGCGCCCTCATCGCCACGGTGGGCGGCCTGCTGGGGGCCAGCGGCGGGGCGGTGTGCGCCTGGGAGCGCGGCGGCCAACTCAGCCTGACCGCCACCTGGGGCCTGCCCCCGGCCGGGGCGCGGCGTTTGCGCACCATCAGCCAGGCTCCCCCGGCCTGCCCGGGCGAGCCCCTGGGCCGCATCGGCTGGGTGGTGATCTCCCCCAAGAGCCGGGAGGCCGCCAACAGCGGCTGGCCCCTGCTGGACAAGCTCTTGGCCGACCTGGGCCAGCGGCAACATCTGGCCGTGTGGCCCCTGTCGCGCCCTTCGGGCAGTGGCCTGGCCCTGTTGCGTTTCAAGGAGGCGCCCGCTTGGAGCGCCGACTTCGGCCACGCCGCTTCCAATCTCCTGGCCGGGGCGGTGGAGCATGTGCTCTTGCAGGCCCAGCTCTCCCACCGCCAGGGCGACTACAGCCGCATCTTCGCCAACAGCCGCGACATGATCTACCTCTCCACCCGCGACGGCCGCTGGGTGGACGTGAACCCCGCCGGGGTGGAGCTGCTGGGCTACGACTCGGCCGAGGATCTCTTGTCCACCCCGGACAGCGCCCAGAAGGCCTACCTCAACCCCGCCGACCGTCAGGCCTTTCAGGCCGCCATCGAAAAGGACGGCTTTGTAAAGGATTACGAGGTTAGCTTCAAGAAAAAGGACGGCACGCCCATAGAGGTGGCCATCACCGCCTCGGTGCGCCAACGCAACGGCTCGGTGGTGGGCTACGAGGGCATCATCAAGGACATCACCGCCAGCAAGCGGGCCCAGGCCCAGGCCCAGGCCGAGCACAGCCTGGTGGCCTCCATCCTGGAGGTGATGCCCGTGGCCATCTTCGTGGTGGACCGGGCCCACAAGGTGATCCACTGGAACAAGGCCTGCGAGGAGCTCACCGGCTGGGACCGGGACAATATCCTGGGCACCGACCAGGTGTGGAAGGTGTTCAAGCGGCCCAAGGGGGTGTCCCTGGCCGACGTGGTGGTCATGGACGACCCGGCCCAGCTCCAAGCCAACTACGGCAAGGAGAACCTCCGGCGCTCTCCCCTGGCCCCCGAGGCCTGGGAGGCGGAGAAGTTCTTCGAGGAGCTGGGAGGCAAGCCCCGCGAGCTGTTTTTCACCGCCGCGCCGCTCCGGGACAACGCGGGCAACGTCACCGGCGCGGTGGAAGCCATCGTGGACACCACCGAGACCAAGGAGCTGCAACGCAAGCTGGCCGAGAGCGAGGCGCTCTACCGCACCCTGGTCGAGTCCAACCGCGAGGGCATCGTGCTGCACGACTACAAGCGCTTCGTCTTCGCCAATCAGAGCTTCTTGGAGTGCTTCGGCCTGGGGCGGCTGGATCAGGCGGGCAGCGATTTCCTTGAGCTGTTGGCCGACTCCTGCCGGCGGCAATATCTGGAATGGATGCGCTCGGTGGAGCGCGGCGAGGCGGCCCAGGTCTTCGAGGGCCAGGGCATCCGCCCCGACGGCCTGTTCGACCTGGAGGTGACCGCCACCCCCTGCCCCTACCGGGGGGCCAGCGCCATCCTGTTCACCACCCGCGACGTGACCATGCGCAAGTCCATGGAGGAGCAGCTCATCCGTTCCGAGCGCCTGGCCGCCACCGGCAAGCTGGCCTTTGACATCGCCCACGAGGTGAACAACCCCCTGGGCGGCATCCTCACCTACGCCCATCTCCTGTTGGAGGACGTCAAGGACCAGGGTGAGGTGTCCCCCACCGTGGACAAGATCATCAAGCTGACCAACCGCTGCAAGATCATCGTGCGCGGCCTGCTGGACTTCGCCCGCCAGGACACCCCGGAAAAGGAGCCCATGGACTTAAACCGGGTGCTTCTGGACATGCTCTCGCTCATGGACGGGCACATGATCCTCCGGCGGGTGGAGATCAAGCAAAACTGGCAGCACGGCCTGCCCGTGTTCTGGGGCCAGAGGGCCAAGCTGGAGCAGGTTTTCTTGAACATGCTCATCAACGCGGCCGAGGCCATGGAGGGCGAGGGCGTCCTGGAGCTTTCCACGGCGCACGACGAAGAGGCCGAGGAGATCCGGGTGGTGTTCAGCGACAATGGCCCGGGCATGGACGAGGAGGTGGCGCGGCGCATCTTCGAGCCCTTCTTCACCACCAAGCCCCGCGGCCGGGGCACCGGCCTGGGCCTGGCCATCAGCCACGGCATCATCCAGCAGCACGGCGGGAGGGTGGAAGTGGACACCGCCCCGGGCCAGGGCTGCACCTTCAGCATCATCCTTCCTTTGAACGACGCCTGA
- the trmFO gene encoding methylenetetrahydrofolate--tRNA-(uracil(54)-C(5))-methyltransferase (FADH(2)-oxidizing) TrmFO produces MAEELLVIGGGLAGCEAALAAARFGVKVTLVEMKPAEFTPAHHSPHLGELVCSNSLRSAQISSAVGLLKAEMAIIGSAMMRAARETAVGAGKALAVDRERFAAHLEAQIEAEPNISRETRRVDTLPNTPAILATGPLTTEALAEELGRVTGSDHLHFYDAIAPIVSLETVDMSSAWWGDRYGEPGEGDYLNCPLNKSEYDAFYAALTSAAQVPLKDFEKARFFEGCLPIEVMASRGEKTLLFGPMKPVGLDDPRTGRWPHAVVQLRKENQAGTMLNLVGFQTKLTYQAQNQVFRLIPALREAEFVRWGSIHRNTFLDAPRVLDPFQRIIGKSDLFVAGQLAGVEGYVESAAMGILCGINASRLVHKEALLTPPPTTALGGLVSHLQNQASKDFQPSNVNFGLLPPLEEKVYKKQRGAAQARRALADLAAWLKLEGLSPQEPLPEVQDVTYTKYKKKR; encoded by the coding sequence ATGGCCGAAGAGCTTTTGGTGATCGGAGGCGGTCTGGCCGGCTGCGAGGCGGCCTTGGCCGCGGCCCGGTTCGGGGTAAAGGTAACTTTGGTGGAGATGAAGCCCGCCGAATTCACCCCGGCGCACCATTCTCCCCACCTGGGCGAGCTGGTTTGCTCCAATTCCCTGCGTTCGGCCCAGATATCCAGCGCGGTGGGCCTGCTGAAGGCCGAGATGGCCATCATCGGCTCGGCCATGATGCGCGCGGCACGGGAAACCGCGGTGGGCGCGGGCAAGGCCCTGGCCGTGGACCGGGAGCGGTTCGCGGCGCACCTGGAGGCCCAGATCGAGGCGGAGCCCAACATCTCGCGCGAGACCCGCCGGGTGGATACCCTGCCCAACACGCCGGCCATTTTGGCCACCGGGCCTTTGACCACCGAGGCCCTCGCCGAGGAGCTTGGCAGGGTAACTGGCAGTGATCACTTGCATTTTTACGATGCCATCGCGCCGATCGTCTCCCTGGAAACGGTAGATATGTCCTCGGCTTGGTGGGGAGACCGCTACGGCGAGCCGGGGGAGGGCGACTACCTCAATTGCCCCTTAAACAAGAGTGAATATGACGCGTTTTACGCGGCCCTGACCTCGGCGGCCCAGGTGCCGCTCAAGGATTTCGAGAAGGCCCGCTTCTTCGAGGGCTGCCTGCCCATAGAGGTGATGGCCTCGCGCGGCGAGAAGACGCTGCTTTTCGGCCCCATGAAGCCGGTGGGCCTGGACGACCCACGCACCGGGCGCTGGCCCCACGCGGTGGTCCAGCTGCGCAAGGAAAACCAGGCCGGCACCATGCTGAACCTGGTAGGCTTTCAGACCAAGCTGACCTACCAGGCGCAAAACCAGGTGTTTCGCCTGATCCCCGCCCTGCGTGAGGCGGAGTTTGTCCGCTGGGGCTCCATCCACCGCAACACCTTCCTGGATGCCCCCCGAGTTCTGGACCCTTTTCAGCGCATTATCGGGAAGTCCGATCTTTTCGTGGCCGGCCAATTGGCCGGTGTGGAGGGGTATGTCGAATCGGCGGCCATGGGGATACTCTGTGGAATCAACGCGTCACGCCTTGTGCACAAAGAAGCTTTACTAACCCCACCGCCAACCACTGCTCTGGGCGGGTTGGTGTCGCATTTGCAAAACCAAGCCAGCAAGGACTTCCAACCATCAAATGTGAACTTCGGTTTGCTGCCTCCTCTGGAGGAAAAAGTATATAAAAAGCAGCGTGGGGCGGCCCAGGCCCGTCGTGCCCTGGCCGATTTGGCCGCCTGGCTGAAACTGGAAGGTTTGTCCCCCCAGGAGCCTCTACCCGAGGTTCAGGACGTAACTTATACAAAATACAAGAAAAAGCGTTAA
- the rimO gene encoding 30S ribosomal protein S12 methylthiotransferase RimO, which translates to MSGLYYLVNLGCAKNLVEGEHLAGLLLRAGWEATDTPELAELLLVNTCGFIQPAVEEAIEAALELAEAKGPDQRLVVAGCLVGRYGKKLAASLPEVDLLLAPGEAPRLLEHLAAPPSGRLAISPPAGIFGAADPRALSTGPGWAYLRVADGCVHSCAFCTIPKIRGRLRSRPVADVVAEAQALAGQGVKELNLVAQDLTSYGRDLGGPGLAELLAALADIEGIAWLRPHYLHPDLLDREMIAAMIATPKVVPYFDLPLQHIADPVLQAMGRRKTGAELRALVAEIRTLCPQATLRTTLLVGHPGEGEAEFAELERFVAETGFDRLGVFAFSPEAGTRSARMEAPPEELALERQERIMAMQQRISRERLARLQGAELPVLVLGPHPDSDLVWAGRTAAQAPEVDGLVIITEGSAEPGSIAPCRITATHDYDLEGTLL; encoded by the coding sequence TTGAGCGGTCTCTACTATCTGGTCAATCTGGGCTGCGCCAAGAACTTGGTGGAGGGCGAGCATTTGGCCGGGCTGTTGCTGCGCGCCGGGTGGGAGGCCACCGACACCCCCGAGCTGGCCGAGCTGCTTTTGGTCAACACCTGCGGCTTCATCCAGCCCGCGGTGGAGGAGGCCATCGAGGCGGCCCTGGAGTTGGCCGAGGCCAAGGGACCGGACCAGCGCCTGGTGGTGGCCGGCTGTCTGGTGGGGCGCTACGGCAAAAAGCTGGCCGCCAGCCTGCCCGAGGTGGACCTGCTGCTCGCGCCCGGCGAGGCCCCCCGCCTGCTGGAGCACCTGGCCGCCCCGCCAAGCGGACGCCTGGCCATCAGCCCGCCGGCGGGCATCTTCGGCGCGGCCGATCCCCGCGCGCTCAGCACCGGGCCGGGCTGGGCCTATCTCAGGGTGGCCGACGGCTGTGTGCACTCCTGCGCCTTTTGCACCATCCCCAAGATTCGCGGCCGCCTGCGCTCCCGCCCGGTGGCCGACGTGGTGGCCGAGGCCCAGGCCCTGGCCGGGCAAGGCGTGAAGGAGCTTAACCTGGTGGCCCAGGACCTCACCTCCTACGGCCGCGACTTGGGCGGCCCCGGCCTGGCCGAGCTATTGGCCGCGCTGGCCGATATCGAAGGCATCGCCTGGCTGCGGCCGCATTACCTGCACCCCGACCTGCTGGACCGCGAGATGATCGCGGCCATGATCGCCACCCCCAAGGTGGTGCCCTACTTTGACCTGCCCTTGCAGCACATCGCCGACCCGGTCTTGCAGGCCATGGGCCGCCGCAAGACCGGCGCGGAGCTTCGGGCGCTGGTGGCCGAGATCCGGACGCTGTGCCCCCAGGCCACCCTGCGCACCACCCTGCTGGTGGGCCATCCCGGCGAGGGCGAGGCGGAGTTCGCCGAGCTGGAGCGCTTCGTGGCCGAGACCGGCTTCGACCGCCTGGGCGTGTTCGCCTTTTCGCCAGAGGCGGGTACCCGTTCGGCCCGCATGGAGGCCCCGCCCGAGGAGCTGGCCCTGGAGCGTCAAGAACGCATCATGGCGATGCAGCAACGCATCAGCCGCGAGCGCCTGGCCCGCCTCCAGGGCGCGGAGCTCCCGGTGTTGGTTCTGGGCCCCCACCCGGACAGCGACCTGGTCTGGGCCGGACGCACCGCCGCCCAGGCCCCGGAGGTGGACGGCCTGGTGATCATCACCGAAGGCTCGGCCGAACCCGGCAGCATCGCGCCCTGCCGCATCACCGCCACCCACGATTACGACCTGGAAGGCACCCTGCTCTAA